Proteins found in one Triticum aestivum cultivar Chinese Spring chromosome 4D, IWGSC CS RefSeq v2.1, whole genome shotgun sequence genomic segment:
- the LOC123097307 gene encoding uncharacterized protein isoform X1 produces the protein MSAPQPFVNADRDPLEDPDFFNSHSTAPTSTSRTSLQKIFNLDNVDLRIFNMSRNTLPRISVFKLSSFRRMILQCSNPSKQIEDYSNVRIRPAADICYKRALWDSTPDIQTPRVITKPTLSNHPSLQQTPPQQNLRQSGPSLSTGSSGQSRTNTNAPAQLFRSPRPSSANDFAIHMKDNYPNLVYTEVGIVLKKHNAITFKMIYDARENVFTTTKKRHIRDILGRTEFSSVIHMTLL, from the exons ATGTCTGCACCACAGCCCTTCGTCAATGCAGATCGAGACCCTCttgaagatccagatttcttcaaCTCACACTCCACCGCCCCAACCTCAACATCTCGAACGTCTCTTCAGAAG ATTTTCAACCTTGACAATGTTGATTTAAGAATTTTCAACATGTCCCGCAACACACTCCCAAGGATATCTGTATTCAAACTATCATCTTTCCGTAGGATGATCCTACAGTGCAGCAACCCTTCAAAGCAGATCGAAGATTACTCAAATGTCCGA ATTCGCCCAGCTGCTGATATTTGCTACAAACGAGCTCTTTGGGATTCTACACCAGACATTCAGACTCCTAGAGTAATTACAAAACCTACACTAAGCAACCACCCAAGTCTGCAGCAGACTCCTCCTCAACAGAATCTACGCCAGTCCGGTCCTTCCCTTAGCACTGGATCATCGGGACAGAGCAGGACCAACACAAATGCACCCGCACAACTTTTTCGCAGTCCGCGTCCATCAAGTGCGAATGACTTCGCTATTCACATGAAGGATAACTATCCTAATTTG GTATACACCGAGGTTGGTATAGTGTTAAAAAAGCACAACGCCATAACATTCAAGATGATATATGATGCTAGAGAAAATGTATTCACTacaacaaaaaaaagacacatccgtgacattttgggccgaacggaattttcttctgtcatacatatgacacttctatga
- the LOC123097307 gene encoding uncharacterized protein isoform X2: MKVVSKLKLDILNNRPVTHLEGCHIFLQIFNLDNVDLRIFNMSRNTLPRISVFKLSSFRRMILQCSNPSKQIEDYSNVRIRPAADICYKRALWDSTPDIQTPRVITKPTLSNHPSLQQTPPQQNLRQSGPSLSTGSSGQSRTNTNAPAQLFRSPRPSSANDFAIHMKDNYPNLVYTEVGIVLKKHNAITFKMIYDARENVFTTTKKRHIRDILGRTEFSSVIHMTLL, from the exons ATGAAAGTTGTATCTAAGTTAAAACTTGACATCCTTAACAACCGACCCGTCACACACTTAGAAGGTTGTCATATTTTCCTTCAG ATTTTCAACCTTGACAATGTTGATTTAAGAATTTTCAACATGTCCCGCAACACACTCCCAAGGATATCTGTATTCAAACTATCATCTTTCCGTAGGATGATCCTACAGTGCAGCAACCCTTCAAAGCAGATCGAAGATTACTCAAATGTCCGA ATTCGCCCAGCTGCTGATATTTGCTACAAACGAGCTCTTTGGGATTCTACACCAGACATTCAGACTCCTAGAGTAATTACAAAACCTACACTAAGCAACCACCCAAGTCTGCAGCAGACTCCTCCTCAACAGAATCTACGCCAGTCCGGTCCTTCCCTTAGCACTGGATCATCGGGACAGAGCAGGACCAACACAAATGCACCCGCACAACTTTTTCGCAGTCCGCGTCCATCAAGTGCGAATGACTTCGCTATTCACATGAAGGATAACTATCCTAATTTG GTATACACCGAGGTTGGTATAGTGTTAAAAAAGCACAACGCCATAACATTCAAGATGATATATGATGCTAGAGAAAATGTATTCACTacaacaaaaaaaagacacatccgtgacattttgggccgaacggaattttcttctgtcatacatatgacacttctatga